A region of Jannaschia sp. W003 DNA encodes the following proteins:
- a CDS encoding glyoxylate/hydroxypyruvate reductase A — protein MTRVLFAAKPNRWEEYREVLPAALREAGVDAEIVQLGEADPATVDWIVYAPNSALQDFGPYTALKGVLNLWAGVEDVEGNRTLRAPLARMVDAGLTQGMVEWVVGHVLRHHLGMDAHVANPEHRWHDAAPPLAADRPVAMLGMGALGSACASALAQLGFPVTGWSRSPKRVEGVRSVTGEDGLREALGGAEIAVLLVPHTRSTEDLMDARRLAWMRPGAVLLNPGRGALVVEDALLEALDRGHLAHATLDTHRVEPLPEGHPFWSHPKVTVTPHVASATRPATAARVIAENVRRGEAGEPLLHLVDRSEALA, from the coding sequence ATGACGCGGGTCCTCTTCGCCGCGAAGCCCAATCGCTGGGAGGAGTATCGCGAGGTGCTTCCGGCTGCGTTGCGCGAGGCCGGGGTGGACGCCGAGATCGTGCAACTCGGCGAGGCCGACCCCGCCACGGTGGACTGGATCGTCTATGCTCCGAACTCCGCGCTGCAGGACTTCGGCCCCTACACGGCGCTCAAGGGCGTGCTGAACCTCTGGGCCGGGGTCGAGGACGTCGAGGGCAACCGCACGCTCCGCGCGCCCCTCGCGCGCATGGTCGACGCCGGCCTGACGCAAGGCATGGTGGAGTGGGTGGTGGGCCACGTGCTGCGCCACCACCTCGGGATGGACGCGCACGTCGCGAACCCCGAGCACCGCTGGCACGACGCCGCCCCGCCGCTGGCCGCGGACCGGCCCGTGGCGATGCTGGGCATGGGCGCGCTCGGGTCCGCCTGCGCGAGCGCGCTGGCGCAGCTCGGCTTCCCGGTCACGGGCTGGTCGCGCTCGCCCAAGCGGGTCGAGGGCGTGCGCTCGGTCACGGGCGAGGACGGGCTGCGCGAGGCGCTGGGCGGGGCGGAGATCGCCGTGCTGCTGGTGCCGCACACCCGCTCCACCGAGGATCTCATGGACGCCCGCCGTCTCGCCTGGATGCGCCCCGGCGCCGTGCTCCTGAACCCCGGCCGCGGCGCGCTGGTGGTGGAGGACGCGCTGCTGGAGGCCCTGGATCGCGGCCACCTCGCCCACGCCACGCTCGACACCCACCGGGTCGAGCCGCTGCCCGAAGGCCACCCGTTCTGGAGCCACCCGAAGGTGACGGTCACGCCCCACGTCGCCTCGGCCACGCGCCCCGCCACGGCCGCCCGCGTGATCGCCGAGAACGTCCGCCGGGGCGAGGCGGGCGAGCCGCTCCTCCATCTCGTGGACCGCAGCGAGGCGCTGGCCTAA
- a CDS encoding NAD+ synthase translates to MTRRFRLSLAQINPALGDLDANHRRIVQAWKKGRDEGVDMVACPEMALSGYQPLDLARKPAFVADCTRHLDEIVRECADGPALGVGLPVWPPGCEKPFNAWVVMQGSRVVAELLKHHLPNYKVFDEKRYFDSGPVSGPYAVNGVRIGSPICEDAWYDDVAETHAETGAEILVVPNGSPYFGGKQDVRYSVMVARTVETGLPLAYLNLVGGQDDQVFDGASFVLNPHGALALHMPSFQEAQETVTFEEGEDGWRALDGPLAPQPEGIGADYQAMVLATRDYFRKTGFREAILGLSGGVDSAIVAAIAADALGPDNVHCVMLPSRYTSQASLDDAADAARRLGARLDTVGIGGPVDAVTEALAPLFEGTSPDLAEENVQSRLRGLLLMALSNKFGAMLLTTGNKSEVAVGYSTIYGDMSGGYNPVKDLYKTRLFEACRWRNANHVGWFLGPEGEVIPPAIIDKPPTAELREDQLDEDSLPPYPVLDDILQRLIDREQSVAEVVSAGHERETVKHVERLIYQSEYKRFQSAPGARLTQRAFWLDRRYPIAMRWRDPS, encoded by the coding sequence ATGACCCGCCGCTTCCGCCTCTCGCTCGCCCAGATCAACCCCGCCCTGGGCGACCTGGACGCCAACCACCGACGCATCGTGCAGGCTTGGAAAAAGGGCCGCGACGAGGGCGTCGACATGGTCGCCTGCCCCGAGATGGCGCTGTCCGGCTATCAGCCGCTCGACCTCGCCCGCAAGCCCGCCTTCGTCGCCGACTGCACCCGCCACCTCGATGAAATCGTTCGGGAATGTGCCGACGGCCCCGCCCTCGGCGTCGGCCTCCCGGTCTGGCCGCCGGGCTGCGAGAAGCCGTTCAACGCCTGGGTGGTGATGCAGGGCAGCCGCGTCGTCGCCGAGCTGCTCAAGCACCACCTGCCCAACTACAAGGTGTTCGACGAGAAGCGCTATTTCGACAGCGGCCCCGTGTCCGGCCCGTATGCGGTGAACGGCGTGCGCATCGGCTCGCCCATCTGCGAGGACGCCTGGTATGACGACGTCGCCGAGACCCACGCTGAGACCGGCGCCGAGATCCTCGTGGTCCCCAACGGCTCGCCCTACTTCGGCGGCAAGCAGGACGTGCGCTACAGCGTGATGGTCGCGCGCACCGTCGAGACCGGCCTGCCGCTGGCCTACCTGAACCTCGTGGGCGGTCAGGACGATCAGGTCTTCGACGGCGCCAGCTTCGTGCTGAACCCCCACGGCGCCCTCGCCCTCCACATGCCCTCGTTCCAGGAGGCGCAGGAGACCGTCACCTTCGAGGAGGGCGAGGACGGCTGGCGCGCCCTCGACGGACCGCTCGCCCCCCAGCCCGAGGGCATCGGCGCCGACTACCAGGCCATGGTGCTGGCGACCCGCGACTACTTTCGCAAGACGGGCTTCCGCGAGGCGATCCTCGGGCTCTCGGGCGGGGTCGACAGCGCCATCGTCGCGGCCATCGCCGCCGACGCGCTGGGGCCGGACAACGTGCATTGCGTGATGCTGCCCTCGCGCTACACCAGCCAAGCTTCGCTCGACGATGCCGCGGACGCCGCCCGGCGGCTGGGCGCGCGCCTCGACACCGTGGGCATCGGCGGCCCCGTGGACGCGGTCACCGAGGCGCTGGCCCCGCTCTTCGAGGGCACCTCCCCCGACCTCGCCGAGGAGAACGTGCAGAGCCGCCTGCGCGGCCTCCTCCTCATGGCGCTGTCCAACAAGTTCGGGGCGATGCTCCTGACCACCGGCAACAAGTCCGAGGTCGCCGTGGGGTACTCCACGATCTACGGCGACATGTCGGGCGGCTACAATCCGGTGAAGGACCTCTACAAGACGCGTCTCTTCGAGGCCTGCCGCTGGCGCAATGCGAACCACGTCGGCTGGTTCCTCGGCCCCGAGGGCGAGGTGATCCCGCCCGCGATCATCGACAAGCCGCCCACCGCCGAGCTGCGCGAGGACCAGCTCGACGAGGACTCGCTGCCGCCCTACCCGGTGCTCGACGACATCCTCCAGCGCCTGATCGACCGCGAGCAGTCCGTGGCCGAGGTGGTCTCTGCCGGGCACGAGCGGGAGACCGTGAAGCACGTCGAGCGGCTGATCTACCAGTCCGAGTACAAGCGCTTCCAGTCCGCCCCCGGCGCGCGCCTGACGCAGCGGGCGTTCTGGCTCGACCGGCGCTATCCCATCGCGATGCGCTGGCGCGATCCGTCGTGA
- a CDS encoding VOC family protein yields MSIFHLAFNVRDLDGARRFYGDLLGCREGRSTDTWVDFDFFGHQISLHLGEPFAHAPTGKVGDHMVPMPHFGVLLTIDAWRVLADRLEAAGTEFVIAPTRRFEGEPGEQATMFLLDPFGNPLEFKGMRDPAGSAFAT; encoded by the coding sequence ATGAGCATCTTCCATCTCGCCTTCAACGTCCGCGACCTCGATGGCGCCCGCCGCTTCTACGGCGACCTCCTCGGCTGCCGCGAGGGCCGGTCCACCGACACCTGGGTCGACTTCGACTTCTTCGGCCACCAGATCAGCCTCCACCTCGGCGAGCCCTTCGCCCACGCCCCAACCGGCAAGGTGGGCGATCACATGGTGCCCATGCCCCACTTCGGCGTGCTGCTGACGATCGACGCGTGGCGCGTGCTGGCCGACCGGCTGGAGGCCGCCGGCACCGAGTTCGTGATCGCCCCCACGCGCCGGTTCGAGGGCGAGCCGGGCGAGCAGGCGACGATGTTCCTGCTCGACCCCTTCGGCAATCCGCTGGAGTTCAAGGGCATGCGCGACCCCGCCGGCTCGGCCTTCGCCACATGA
- a CDS encoding NAD(P)/FAD-dependent oxidoreductase, with protein MTARIAIVGGGYVGATLARALDPHAAVTLVEPRTHFIHAPATIRAVVEPELLDRALIPLDRLLARGEVVRARAAAVDAGGVTLADGGRVAADWIVVATGSANGAPFKPEGDDLAAFRAASRRAHEQLRAAETVAIVGAGAVGVELAGEIAYAMPGKRVTLVSGTPRLFPDQPEALGDALAAKLRAMGVTLILGARAEGLQSTTEPHPGTLRLPDGTEHRFDLVFPALGSRPDTALLAGLPGARLAAAGRVAVDPWLRPSTLENVFAAGDAVDAGDGMTIVTTSRQVPWLRRTLRAVAKGRRVEALAPFRPWGPKAPILVPLGPQRGNSFLGLFTAGDFVTRKMKGADLFVPKYRKLLNQA; from the coding sequence ATGACCGCCCGCATCGCGATCGTCGGCGGAGGCTACGTCGGCGCGACGCTCGCCCGCGCGCTGGACCCCCACGCCGCCGTCACCCTGGTCGAGCCGCGCACCCACTTCATCCACGCCCCCGCGACCATCCGCGCGGTCGTGGAGCCCGAGCTGCTCGACCGCGCGCTCATCCCCCTCGACCGCCTGCTCGCGCGCGGCGAGGTCGTCCGCGCCCGCGCCGCCGCGGTGGACGCGGGGGGCGTGACGCTCGCGGACGGGGGCCGCGTCGCCGCGGACTGGATCGTGGTCGCCACCGGGTCCGCCAACGGCGCGCCGTTCAAGCCCGAGGGCGACGACCTCGCGGCGTTCCGCGCCGCCAGCCGCCGCGCCCACGAGCAGCTCCGCGCCGCCGAGACGGTGGCCATCGTCGGCGCCGGCGCCGTGGGCGTGGAGCTGGCCGGCGAGATCGCCTACGCCATGCCCGGCAAGCGCGTCACCCTCGTCTCGGGCACGCCGCGCCTCTTTCCGGACCAGCCCGAGGCCCTCGGCGACGCGCTGGCCGCCAAGCTGCGGGCGATGGGCGTCACGCTGATCCTCGGCGCCCGCGCCGAAGGACTGCAGAGCACCACCGAGCCCCACCCCGGCACCCTGCGCCTGCCCGACGGCACGGAGCACCGCTTCGACCTCGTGTTCCCCGCCCTTGGCTCGCGCCCCGACACCGCGCTCCTCGCTGGCCTGCCCGGCGCGCGCCTGGCGGCGGCGGGCCGCGTCGCGGTCGATCCCTGGCTGCGCCCCTCGACGCTGGAGAACGTGTTCGCCGCCGGCGATGCGGTCGACGCCGGCGACGGCATGACCATCGTTACCACCAGCCGGCAGGTTCCGTGGCTCCGCCGCACCCTCCGGGCCGTGGCGAAGGGCCGCCGGGTCGAGGCCCTCGCGCCGTTCCGGCCCTGGGGCCCGAAGGCGCCGATCCTCGTGCCCCTCGGGCCGCAGCGCGGAAACTCCTTCCTCGGCCTCTTCACCGCCGGCGACTTCGTGACCCGCAAGATGAAGGGCGCGGACCTCTTCGTGCCCAAGTACCGCAAGCTTCTTAACCAGGCGTGA